The following proteins are encoded in a genomic region of Canis lupus baileyi chromosome 30, mCanLup2.hap1, whole genome shotgun sequence:
- the HEMK2 gene encoding methyltransferase N6AMT1 isoform X5 → MAAPSFPTPLHGHVGRGPFSDVYEPAEDTFLLLDALEAAAAELTGVEICLEVGSGSGVVSAFLASMIGPQALYMCTDINPEAAACTLETAHCNNVSIQPVITDLVGSHGVEAAWAGGRNGREVMDRFFPLAPDLLSPRGLFYLVTIKENNPEEILKTMTTRGLQGTIALSRQAGQEILSVLRFTKS, encoded by the exons ATGGCGGCCCCGAGCTTCCCCACGCCGCTGCACGGGCACGTGGGCCGAGGCCCCTTCAGCGATGTGTACGAGCCCGCGGAGGATACGTTCCTGCTGCTGGACGCGCTTGAGGCAGCGGCGGCCGAGCTTACGGG agTGGAAATATGCCTTGAAGTAGGGTCAGGGTCTGGAGTGGTATCTGCATTCCTAGCCTCTATGATAGGTCCTCAAGCTCTGTACAT gTGCACTGATATCAACCCTGAGGCAGCAGCTTGTACTCTGGAGACAGCACACTGTAACAATGTCAGCATTCAGCCAGTTATTACAGACTTG GTAGGAAGTCATGGAGTAGAAGCAGCTTGGGCTGGTGGCAGAAATGGTCGGGAAGTCATGGACAGATTTTTCCCACTGGCTCCAGATCTTCTTTCACCAAGAGGATTATTCTATTTAGTTACcattaaagaaaacaatccaG aagaaattttgaaaaccaTGACGACAAGAGGTCTGCAAGGGACTATTGCACTTTCTAGGCAAGCAGGCCAAGAAATTCTGTCAGTCCTGagattcaccaagtcctga
- the HEMK2 gene encoding methyltransferase N6AMT1 isoform X4: MAAPSFPTPLHGHVGRGPFSDVYEPAEDTFLLLDALEAAAAELTGVEICLEVGSGSGVVSAFLASMIGPQALYMCTDINPEAAACTLETAHCNNVSIQPVITDLVNGLLPRLKEKVDLLVFNPPYVVTPPEEVGSHGVEAAWAGGRNGREVMDRFFPLAPDLLSPRGLFYLVTIKENNPEEILKTMTTRGLQGTIALSRQAGQEILSVLRFTKS, from the exons ATGGCGGCCCCGAGCTTCCCCACGCCGCTGCACGGGCACGTGGGCCGAGGCCCCTTCAGCGATGTGTACGAGCCCGCGGAGGATACGTTCCTGCTGCTGGACGCGCTTGAGGCAGCGGCGGCCGAGCTTACGGG agTGGAAATATGCCTTGAAGTAGGGTCAGGGTCTGGAGTGGTATCTGCATTCCTAGCCTCTATGATAGGTCCTCAAGCTCTGTACAT gTGCACTGATATCAACCCTGAGGCAGCAGCTTGTACTCTGGAGACAGCACACTGTAACAATGTCAGCATTCAGCCAGTTATTACAGACTTG GTCAATGGCTTGCTACCAAGATTGAAGGAAAAAGTTGATCTTCTAGTGTTTAATCCCCCCTATGTAGTGACTCCACCAGAAGAG GTAGGAAGTCATGGAGTAGAAGCAGCTTGGGCTGGTGGCAGAAATGGTCGGGAAGTCATGGACAGATTTTTCCCACTGGCTCCAGATCTTCTTTCACCAAGAGGATTATTCTATTTAGTTACcattaaagaaaacaatccaG aagaaattttgaaaaccaTGACGACAAGAGGTCTGCAAGGGACTATTGCACTTTCTAGGCAAGCAGGCCAAGAAATTCTGTCAGTCCTGagattcaccaagtcctga